In Desulfosalsimonas propionicica, the DNA window CAATGATATCTCTGAGCTGCCTGTTGCCGGAAGCGCCCCGGAATGGATGAGTGAAAAAGCCATTTCCATTGGTCAGTACTTTGTGGCCTCGGGTGTTTACACGGTGTTTGGCGTCACGTTCCCCACCACCGGCGCCCCGGTTTTCCAGGATTTTCTGTTCAAGGAAATGGAGAAAATGTACGGCGGCATGTGGGATTTGGAAATTGATCCGATCAAGCACGCCCACAAGATGATCGCCCACATCGACTCCAAGCGCAAGGCCCTGGGCATTGACAAGGCCCGGGAGCGGGTGCTTATGGACATGGCCGACCGCCAGAAGCTCGAAGCATAAAAGGCCTTGGGATGACGGATACAAGAGACTTGATCTCAAAAGATATTTCTGATGACGATGCAACACCAAATCCTCAACGAAGGAGGACCGTATGTCTAAACTGATCGCATTTGCTGCCATTCAGGGCGGCTATAAAGTTGTCTCCCAGGTGGAAGGGGAACTGGAAAAAACCCTGCAGTCCTATGACGCCTCCACCAAGGTGGAATTTCCCAATACCGGGTATTTTCTGCCGGTCATCTATTCGCTGACCGGGCTGAAGGTGGAAACGCTTGAGGACATGAGAAAACCGCTGGAATTTGCCCGCAAGCTGTTGCCCCCCCATATCAAGGGCAAGCATCATTTGCCGTTTCTCGGCCCCCTGCTGGATGCCGGCATGGCGGCCATCCTGGCCTATGAAATCAAGGAGGCCCTGCGGATTGTCAAGGACCCGGATTTCTACTATCCGCATGAAGATCCGGATATTGAAAACGGCAAAGTCTGGCTGGGCCCGGCAGACGACATTGTACTTCGCAAGCGTGGCGTGGAATTTGTCGACGGCTCGGCCCCGGGTTTTGCCGCCATCGTTGGCGCGGCCCCGAGCCCGGAGATCGCAAAGAACATCGTGGAAGAATACCAGAAACGCAATCTCTACATCTTCTGCGCGGCCCAGCATCGGGGTATTTCCATTATTGACCAGCTCCTGGAAGCCGACGTTCAGGTCGGGTGGAATACCCGCATCGTGCCCTTTGGGCCGGATATCTCCTCTGCGGTGTTTGCCCTCGGGTTTGCCAACCGTGCGGCCATGGCTTTTGGCGGTCTGCAGCCGGGCGACTACAAAAAGATTCTCAAGTACAACAAAGACCGGATCTTTGCATTTGTCAACGCACTGGGCGACATTGGAACCGAATGGGGCGTGGCTGCAGCCGGATGCGTCAACTGGGGTTTTCCCACCCTGGCCGACACGGATATCCCGGAAATTCTGCCCACCGGCATTTGTACCTACGAGCATGTGGTGGCCAATGTTCCCCATGACGAGATCGTTCAGCGCTCCGTGGAAGTCCGCGGCCTGAAAGTGCAGGTATCCCAGATCGATATCCCCTGTTCCTTCGGTCCGGCCTACGAGGGCGAGCGGGTGCGCGGAAAAGACCTGCATTCCCAGATGGGCGGCGGCAAGACACAGTGCACCGAGCTGGTGAAAATGGCTGACATGAAGGAGATCGAAGACGGCAAGGTCGAGGTGGTGGGCAAGGATATCCCGGATCTCGGCGAAGGCGACACCCTGCCGCTGGGCATTTACGTCCAGATCGCCGGCCGGGAGTTCCAGGCGGACTTTGAGCCCATCCTGGAA includes these proteins:
- the acsB gene encoding acetyl-CoA decarbonylase/synthase complex subunit alpha/beta, with amino-acid sequence MSKLIAFAAIQGGYKVVSQVEGELEKTLQSYDASTKVEFPNTGYFLPVIYSLTGLKVETLEDMRKPLEFARKLLPPHIKGKHHLPFLGPLLDAGMAAILAYEIKEALRIVKDPDFYYPHEDPDIENGKVWLGPADDIVLRKRGVEFVDGSAPGFAAIVGAAPSPEIAKNIVEEYQKRNLYIFCAAQHRGISIIDQLLEADVQVGWNTRIVPFGPDISSAVFALGFANRAAMAFGGLQPGDYKKILKYNKDRIFAFVNALGDIGTEWGVAAAGCVNWGFPTLADTDIPEILPTGICTYEHVVANVPHDEIVQRSVEVRGLKVQVSQIDIPCSFGPAYEGERVRGKDLHSQMGGGKTQCTELVKMADMKEIEDGKVEVVGKDIPDLGEGDTLPLGIYVQIAGREFQADFEPILERQIHHLINYIQGVMHIGQRDISWIRVSKAAVEKGFTLKDIGVVLHAKMHQDFGKVLDKIQVTLYTKKDDVKKMTERARAEYKQRDERVENMKDEDVETYYSCTLCQSFAPNHVCSVSPERTGLCGAYNWMDCKASYEINPTGPNQPIKKGEVIDPRLGQWKGVNEFVKQASRGAVEGYNFYSIVYDPMTTCGCCECIAAVLPTCNGVMTVNREYTGDTPCGMKFTTLAGVMGGGAKSPGFVGHSKFNITQRKFIRGDGPPDMDEGGLLRIVWMPKMLKEEIKDRIDSRAKELGVPDFYDKIADETVGTTEEEVMEFLKEKDHPALKLESVVG